A window from Hemicordylus capensis ecotype Gifberg chromosome 2, rHemCap1.1.pri, whole genome shotgun sequence encodes these proteins:
- the LOC128342075 gene encoding FAS-associated death domain protein-like has protein sequence MAVAELLLAILNDLADDELRTFAYHLSFIQPSGIPRGRLSGATRVQLAELLMQHYPAKELEVTAEVLRKIPRNDLLRRCHLPLGEMARAGEEPPPRMEVPMQAAAAGQNAGSMRVPESKLMTLAGNMGKKWKQIGIEFLGVTTTRLEQIEEENSTEAMRAFYMLMEWKNNARERATPAHLFGILSQERVPLDHDAYKFLVENA, from the exons ATGGCAGTGGCGGAGCTCTTGCTTGCGATCCTCAACGATCTGGCGGACGATGAACTGCGCACTTttgcctaccacttgtccttcaTCCAGCCTTCTGGGATCCCGCGCGGGAGGCTAAGCGGCGCCACGCGCGTCCAGCTGGCCGAGCTCCTCATGCAGCACTACCCCGCGAAAGAACTGGAGGTCACCGCCGAAGTGCTGCGTAAGATCCCAAGGAATGATCTTCTGAGAAGATGCCACCTCCCCCTAGGCGAAATGGCGAGGGCCGGGGAGGAGCCACCTCCTAGGATGGAAGTCCCCATgcaagcggcggcagcag GGCAAAATGCGGGCTCCATGCGGGTTCCAGAGTCGAAACTGATGACACTGGCCGGAAACATGGGCAAGAAATGGAAGCAGATCGGAATAGAGTTCCTAGGCGTAACAACTACACGCCTGGAGCAGATTGAAGAGGAGAATTCCACGGAGGCCATGCGAGCCTTCTATATGCTTATGGAGTGGAAGAATAATGCAAGAGAGAGAGCCACTCCAGCGCACCTGTTTGGCATCCTGAGCCAGGAGAGGGTGCCTCTTGACCATGATGCTTATAAGTTCCTGGTAGAGAATGCTTGA